From Ictidomys tridecemlineatus isolate mIctTri1 chromosome 2, mIctTri1.hap1, whole genome shotgun sequence, the proteins below share one genomic window:
- the LOC144371740 gene encoding vomeronasal type-2 receptor 116-like codes for MRGEFGSDGPFRISSKGPNSPVDMDQCVKCPAHQYANTEQTTGLQKAVIFRAYEDPLGKTLACMALCFSALTAAVLGVFVKHRDTPIVKANNRALSYILLISLTFCFLCSLLFIGRPSTATCILQETTFGLVFTVAVSTVLAKTVTVILAFKVTVPGRRMRRWLVSGASNFIIPSCSLIQLTLCGVWLGTSPPFVDTDTHSEHGHIIIMCNKGSVTAFYCALGYLGSLALGTFTVAFLARNLPDTFNEAKFLTFSMLVFYSVWLTFLPVYHSTKGKVTVAVEVFSILASSAGLLGCIFAPKCYIILKRPDENFLKNVRD; via the coding sequence ACATGGACCAGTGTGTGAAGTGTCCAGCTCATCAGTATGCCAACACAGAGCAAACCACCGGTCTCCAAAAGGCTGTGATCTTCCGGGCCTATGAAGACCCCCTGGGGAAGACTCTGGCCTGCATGGCTCTCTGCTTCTCTGCACTCACAGCTGCTGTCCTTGGGGTCTTTGTGAAGCACAGAGACACCCCCATAGTCAAGGCCAACAACAGGGCTCTCAGCTACATCCTGCTCATCTCCCTCACCTTCtgttttctctgctctctgctcttcaTTGGCCGTCCCAGCACAGCCACCTGCATCCTGCAGGAGACCACATTTGGACTGGTGTTCACCGTGGCCGTTTCCACAGTCCTGGCCAAAACTGTCACTGTGATTCTGGCCTTCAAGGTCACTGTCCCTGGGAGAAGGATGAGGCGGTGGCTGGTATCAGGGGCATCTAACTTCATCATTCCCAGCTGCTCCCTCATCCAGCTGACTCTCTGTGGGGTCTGGCTGGGGACCTCTCCTCCCTTtgtggacacagacacacactctgAACATGGCCACATCATCATCATGTGCAACAAGGGCTCAGTCACTGCCTTCTACTGTGCCCTGGGATACCTGGGCTCCCTGGCCCTGGGGACCTTCACGGTGGCCTTCCTGGCCAGGAACCTGCCTGACACCTTCAATGAAGCCAAGTTCCTGACCTTCAGCATGCTGGTGTTCTACAGTGTCTGGCTCACCTTCCTCCCTGTGTACCACAGCACCAAGGGCAAGGTCACGGTGGCCGTGGAGGTCTTCTCCATCCTGGCCTCCAGCGCAGGGCTCCTGGGCTGCATCTTTGCCCCCAAGTGCTACATAATTCTCAAGAGACCTGATGAgaactttttgaaaaatgtcagGGATTGA